One window of Metopolophium dirhodum isolate CAU chromosome 3, ASM1992520v1, whole genome shotgun sequence genomic DNA carries:
- the LOC132940965 gene encoding GS homeobox 2-like: MDGPRWPVTMTSTKKTMSRSFLIDTLIGSVKRPSTTAAVAAAAAAATVSAASVSYHPQLNEYIQFLNRTAAAAAVYGYQSSTPVAFPSATNPRFFGYPVGGSSSGGVSGAFVKDHQQQHHNHQHHHHQKQAVVKPVPVVATNTGQKNKPHHAKTTAKKRAVNEMMAYDPDCVVTEDPLRENGESDTDSGSSKRIRTAFTSNQLLELEREFSSNMYLSRLRRIEIANCLRLSEKQVKIWFQNRRVKHKKEDGPTSSTKPGTPCCNCPKSCHQSSTAVGSTSGCRQNDTEGGDDDERCGRFD, from the exons ATGGACGGTCCTCGTTGGCCCGTGACGATGACCTCGACCAAGAAGACCATGTCCCGGTCATTTCTGATCGACACGCTCATAGGCAGCGTCAAACGTCCCTCCACCACTGCCGCCGTGGCTGCTGCAGCCGCTGCAGCCACTGTATCCGCGGCCTCCGTATCTTATCACCCACAACTCAACGAGTACATTCAGTTCTTGAACAGGACTGCAGCGGCGGCCGCCGTCTACGGATACCAATCATCGACGCCTGTTGCGTTTCCATCAGCTACTAATCCACGGTTTTTCGGTTATCCGGTCGGTGGCAGTAGCAGTGGAGGTGTCAGTGGTGCATTTGTCAAAGACCACCAACAGCAACACCACAATCAccaacaccaccaccaccaaaagCAGGCGGTCGTAAAACCTGTTCCCGTTGTAGCCACCAACACGGGCCAAAAGAATAAACCACATCATGCCAAAACTACGGCAAAAAAGAGAGCCGTAAATGAAATGATGGCTTACGATCCGG atTGTGTTGTGACTGAAGACCCACTACGAGAAAATGGCGAGAGCGACACGGATTCCGGAAGTTCGAAAAGGATCCGGACAGCGTTTACCAGTAACCAGCTATTGGAGTTAGAACGAGAATTCTCCAGCAACATGTATTTGTCACGATTGAGGCGCATAGAGATTGCTAACTGTCTGCGGTTGTCTGAGAAACAGGTGAAAATTTGGTTCCAGAACAGACGGGTTAAGCACAAAAAAGAAGACGGACCCACGTCATCGACCAAACCAGGCACACCATGCTGCAACTGTCCGAAATCGTGTCATCagtcgtccacggcggtcggAAGTACGTCCGGTTGTCGACAAAATGATACCGAGGGCGGCGATGATGATGAACGTTGTGGTCGTTTTGACTAG